In one window of Pseudodesulfovibrio sediminis DNA:
- a CDS encoding response regulator — MIRLSDIRIRPKLVLFFLITGVIPLVAVGFFSAKLNTQSLMEKSFNHLLTIQSIRKGQIEDYFTRCFADIQVLAEAERIEGLVNKLEEYKATTSDIKTSIVTRNKHYLDTIEPFVRPLTHYVATYRYNNLILIDADKGNVLFSVTEEADLGTSLSTGQFKNSGLATAWRKALDTGATAITDFHAYSPSANQQSAFIAEPVRDTDGTIQAVLVLQLTAEEITHAVDSRKGMGETGESYLFGISAKTGAYELRSNLRTMGNDAYVVGHTFKTPLSYWQDAVAAGRAGGHKTYIDSVGNPVLVAFDQLEIPGLDWYLVSKINKDEVTAPIDRTFELMVILAGFMLALITGWALYFSKTITTPIVADMRFAQAISEGNLEAKLELPQKDELGDLARALNSMAKNLHELDWLKRGKEGLHDEMTGEMEVEVLCQRLVTFVTKHMNAQLGALYLLTDTDLKLKASYAFSDRDGIFDRIQFGEGMVGQAAKTNETLSYSNIRKEVPALNYGAGEGIPSHFMAAPIAFEEQVVGVLLLGSVHAFSPLQLLFIDQNMESAAILLNTARSRQVIQDLLHQAQEQQEELRVTNDELEAQAEVLKESEAELQAQQEELRVTNEELEEQTSALKESEAELQAQQEELRVTNEELEERTLALEEQKAAIVSKNADLVKAQEIVRQKAHDLEQASKYKSEFLANMSHELRTPLNSILILSQLLGQNKEGNLTTRQVESSKAIHSSGSDLLTLINEVLDLSKVEAGKIELVIDDLQIETLITDLQRLFNDMAAEKGITFDITVTNDLPNSIRTDSQRLQQVLRNLLANAFKFTRQGIVSVSISRPSPALLVNSELDPATSLAFSVKDDGIGIPLEKQEAIFQAFQQADGSTSRTYGGTGLGLSISKELTALLGGIIRLQSIENQGSTFTIILPETYTEQSRRNRILPAGLIPEKAEQQSSPAAPPDTSEQEEEDSGTEAFKACAPPEEIDQNPTISSKVPPCEQEFLEDDREHATPEARSLLIIEDDRTFAKVMRDFGRERGFLCLVAEDGETGLHFADYYKPSAIILDIGLPGIDGWTVMERLKDNPDLRHIPVHFMSAKDSSLDAMRMGAIGFLSKPVTMENIEEAFSRLEDTISRPVSNLLLVEDDTIQRQSIELLIGNGDVRTTAVSSGHEAFEELVRGNYDCMILDLGLEDMSGFDLLEKIRLDETACRVPVIIYTGRDLTVDEEKQLNRYAESIIIKGAKSPERLLEESALFLHRIEADLPADKQKMLQMVHDKESVLSNKTVLLVDDDMRNVFALTSVLEEKNMDVIAAKNGLECLDKLKENAAIDCILMDIMMPEMDGYEAMTEIRKQRQYEKLPIIALTAKAMKGDRSKCIEAGASDYLAKPVNTDKLLSMMRVWLY, encoded by the coding sequence ATGATCCGCCTGTCAGACATCCGTATCAGACCAAAACTTGTTCTGTTTTTTCTCATAACTGGTGTCATTCCACTGGTGGCAGTCGGTTTTTTCAGTGCCAAACTGAACACGCAATCCTTGATGGAGAAATCCTTCAACCACCTGCTCACCATCCAGTCCATCCGAAAAGGACAGATCGAGGACTACTTTACCCGCTGTTTTGCCGACATACAGGTTCTGGCCGAGGCCGAACGGATCGAAGGTCTCGTCAACAAGCTTGAGGAATACAAGGCCACGACCAGTGACATCAAGACGTCGATCGTCACCCGAAACAAGCACTATCTCGACACCATAGAGCCCTTTGTAAGACCGCTGACCCACTATGTGGCAACCTATCGCTACAACAATCTGATCCTGATCGACGCCGACAAGGGAAACGTCCTGTTTTCCGTGACCGAGGAAGCCGATCTGGGAACCAGTCTGAGTACAGGCCAATTCAAGAACTCCGGGCTGGCCACTGCCTGGCGCAAGGCGCTGGACACCGGGGCAACCGCCATCACTGATTTTCACGCCTACAGTCCGAGCGCCAACCAGCAATCCGCCTTCATTGCCGAACCCGTTCGCGACACAGACGGCACGATACAGGCCGTACTGGTCCTGCAATTGACCGCCGAGGAGATCACCCACGCGGTCGACTCCAGAAAAGGCATGGGAGAGACAGGCGAGTCCTACCTGTTCGGCATCTCCGCCAAAACAGGCGCTTACGAACTCCGCAGCAATCTGCGCACCATGGGGAACGACGCATATGTCGTCGGCCACACATTCAAAACCCCCCTGAGCTATTGGCAGGACGCTGTCGCCGCGGGCCGGGCCGGAGGACACAAGACCTACATTGACAGCGTGGGCAATCCCGTACTGGTCGCCTTTGATCAGCTCGAAATACCCGGCCTTGACTGGTACCTGGTCTCCAAGATCAACAAGGATGAAGTCACTGCACCCATTGATCGGACGTTTGAACTTATGGTGATTCTGGCCGGATTCATGCTCGCCCTCATTACCGGCTGGGCCTTGTATTTTTCCAAGACGATCACGACCCCCATTGTTGCTGATATGCGCTTTGCCCAGGCCATCTCCGAAGGCAACCTCGAAGCCAAGCTTGAATTGCCGCAAAAGGATGAACTGGGCGATCTCGCCAGGGCATTGAACAGTATGGCGAAGAACCTCCACGAACTCGACTGGCTCAAACGGGGAAAGGAAGGTCTGCACGACGAAATGACCGGAGAGATGGAGGTCGAGGTTTTATGCCAGCGGCTGGTGACGTTCGTGACCAAACATATGAACGCCCAACTCGGCGCGCTCTATCTCCTCACCGACACGGACCTGAAACTCAAGGCGAGCTACGCCTTCAGCGACCGGGATGGAATTTTCGACCGAATCCAGTTCGGCGAAGGCATGGTTGGTCAGGCTGCCAAGACAAACGAGACGTTATCCTACAGCAATATCCGCAAGGAAGTTCCTGCCCTCAACTATGGCGCCGGAGAGGGTATCCCCTCGCATTTCATGGCCGCCCCCATCGCTTTTGAAGAGCAGGTTGTGGGCGTATTGCTGCTTGGATCGGTCCACGCCTTCTCACCGCTGCAACTGCTGTTTATTGATCAGAACATGGAGAGCGCCGCCATCCTGCTGAACACGGCCAGGTCGCGTCAGGTCATTCAGGACCTGCTCCATCAGGCTCAGGAACAGCAGGAAGAGCTCCGTGTCACCAATGACGAACTGGAAGCGCAGGCCGAGGTCCTCAAGGAATCCGAGGCCGAGCTTCAGGCACAGCAGGAAGAGCTGCGCGTCACCAACGAAGAGCTCGAGGAGCAAACCTCCGCCCTGAAGGAATCCGAGGCCGAACTCCAGGCGCAACAGGAAGAACTGCGCGTCACCAACGAAGAGCTGGAGGAACGGACTCTGGCGCTGGAAGAACAGAAAGCAGCGATCGTCAGCAAAAACGCCGATCTGGTCAAAGCTCAGGAAATTGTACGCCAGAAAGCGCATGATCTGGAACAGGCCAGCAAATACAAATCCGAGTTCCTGGCCAACATGTCCCATGAACTCAGGACACCTTTGAACTCCATCCTCATTCTGTCCCAACTGCTGGGCCAGAACAAGGAAGGCAACTTGACCACACGTCAGGTCGAATCTTCCAAGGCCATTCACTCGTCCGGCTCCGATCTCCTGACACTGATCAACGAAGTGCTTGATCTCTCCAAGGTTGAAGCAGGCAAGATCGAACTGGTCATCGACGACCTGCAGATCGAGACGCTCATCACCGACCTGCAACGCCTGTTCAATGACATGGCCGCAGAGAAAGGCATCACCTTTGACATCACCGTAACCAACGACCTGCCGAACAGCATCAGGACCGATTCACAGCGGCTACAACAGGTGCTCCGCAACCTGCTGGCCAATGCCTTCAAATTCACCCGGCAGGGCATAGTCTCGGTTTCCATTTCCCGGCCTTCGCCAGCCCTCCTCGTCAACTCCGAGCTCGACCCTGCGACCTCGCTGGCCTTTTCCGTCAAGGACGATGGCATTGGAATCCCGCTGGAGAAGCAGGAAGCCATATTCCAGGCGTTCCAGCAGGCGGACGGGAGCACCAGCCGCACCTATGGCGGGACCGGTCTGGGCCTGTCCATTTCCAAGGAGTTGACCGCACTGCTTGGCGGCATTATCCGTCTCCAGAGTATCGAGAACCAAGGCAGCACCTTCACCATCATCCTGCCTGAGACCTATACCGAACAATCCCGACGGAACCGCATCCTGCCCGCAGGGCTCATCCCGGAAAAAGCAGAGCAACAGAGCAGCCCTGCCGCGCCTCCGGACACCAGCGAACAGGAAGAGGAAGACAGCGGCACCGAAGCGTTCAAAGCATGCGCACCACCGGAGGAAATCGACCAGAATCCGACGATCTCATCCAAAGTGCCCCCATGCGAACAGGAATTTCTTGAAGATGACCGGGAACACGCGACGCCTGAGGCCCGCAGCCTGCTGATTATCGAAGACGACCGCACCTTTGCCAAAGTCATGCGGGACTTCGGTCGTGAACGCGGGTTCCTGTGTCTGGTCGCGGAAGACGGCGAAACCGGTCTCCACTTCGCGGACTATTACAAACCCAGTGCCATCATCCTTGATATCGGCCTGCCCGGCATCGACGGGTGGACTGTCATGGAACGGCTCAAGGACAACCCCGACCTCCGGCACATCCCGGTCCACTTCATGTCGGCCAAGGACAGCTCACTGGATGCCATGCGCATGGGCGCCATCGGTTTCCTGTCCAAACCCGTGACCATGGAGAACATAGAGGAAGCCTTCAGCAGACTGGAAGACACCATCTCCCGCCCTGTCAGCAATCTGCTGCTGGTGGAAGACGACACCATTCAGCGCCAGAGCATAGAACTCCTCATCGGCAATGGCGACGTCAGGACCACGGCTGTCAGCAGTGGCCACGAAGCCTTTGAGGAACTCGTGCGGGGCAACTATGACTGCATGATCCTGGACCTCGGCCTGGAGGACATGTCCGGCTTCGACCTCCTGGAAAAAATCCGGCTCGATGAAACGGCCTGCCGCGTCCCGGTCATCATTTATACAGGCCGCGACCTGACCGTGGACGAGGAAAAACAGCTGAACAGATATGCGGAGAGTATCATTATCAAGGGCGCCAAATCACCGGAACGGCTGCTCGAAGAATCCGCGCTCTTCCTCCACCGCATCGAGGCCGACCTGCCCGCAGACAAACAGAAGATGCTCCAGATGGTCCACGACAAGGAGTCCGTGCTGAGCAACAAGACGGTCCTGCTGGTGGATGACGACATGCGCAACGTCTTTGCCCTGACCAGCGTACTCGAAGAAAAGAACATGGATGTCATCGCCGCGAAGAACGGCCTGGAGTGTCTGGACAAACTGAAAGAGAATGCCGCCATAGACTGCATCCTCATGGATATCATGATGCCCGAAATGGACGGCTATGAGGCCATGACCGAGATTCGCAAGCAACGACAGTATGAAAAGCTGCCGATAATCGCCCTGACCGCCAAGGCCATGAAGGGTGACCGCAGCAAGTGCATCGAAGCCGGAGCCAGTGATTATCTGGCAAAACCTGTAAACACTGACAAACTGCTCTCCATGATGCGGGTATGGCTGTACTAA
- a CDS encoding FUSC family protein, with protein MSQFTKSITQNHVRHGIKVGIASVLAYFVSNQIQLPYAYWAVITTVIVMQMHVADSIQMCVYRFTGTALGAAIGILCILIFPPTPLYTLLAIFIGTGVCAYLTRYNARYRMAAITLSIVFLTSLGEDHRIMFTLLRVAEIGIGVLCAFFVSVVIWPSRTGAVLRERVQIQYKELADHYALLMSNFLNRQQKTDPDLFFDLVGQTQENRAMFHKVYALERRFFRDDVNLLSLQVNVLHSVLERLQSMPLLLNDVEGDGFDIIMAPELTELTRTTSAALRAIGSGEKHDTHALAAAVDAIENRFLELRRQGVTERFQVRRLFQVLSFINASQHLGEYVLATLNKPELNQP; from the coding sequence ATGTCCCAGTTCACGAAGAGCATCACCCAGAATCATGTACGACACGGCATCAAGGTCGGAATAGCCAGTGTGCTCGCCTATTTCGTGTCAAACCAGATACAACTTCCGTATGCGTACTGGGCTGTCATCACTACCGTTATCGTCATGCAGATGCATGTCGCGGACTCCATTCAGATGTGCGTCTACCGCTTTACAGGCACCGCCCTGGGCGCGGCCATCGGCATACTCTGCATCCTGATCTTCCCCCCCACCCCGCTCTACACACTCCTGGCCATATTCATCGGAACCGGGGTTTGCGCCTATCTGACACGGTATAACGCCCGATACCGCATGGCGGCCATTACCTTGTCCATCGTCTTCCTGACCAGCCTTGGCGAAGACCATCGCATCATGTTCACGCTCCTGCGCGTGGCGGAGATCGGCATCGGCGTCCTGTGTGCCTTCTTTGTTTCCGTGGTCATCTGGCCCAGCCGAACAGGAGCCGTGCTCCGGGAGCGGGTACAAATTCAATATAAAGAGCTGGCGGACCATTACGCCCTGCTCATGAGCAACTTTCTCAATCGCCAGCAAAAGACCGACCCTGACCTCTTTTTTGATCTGGTGGGGCAGACCCAGGAGAACAGGGCCATGTTTCACAAGGTCTATGCATTGGAGCGACGGTTTTTCCGCGACGACGTCAACCTGCTGTCATTACAGGTCAACGTTCTCCATTCGGTTCTGGAACGGCTGCAATCCATGCCCCTTCTGCTCAACGATGTGGAAGGCGACGGGTTTGATATCATCATGGCTCCGGAACTCACGGAACTGACCAGAACCACGTCAGCCGCCCTGCGCGCCATAGGCTCTGGCGAAAAGCACGACACCCATGCCCTCGCCGCTGCCGTGGACGCCATCGAGAACCGTTTTCTTGAGCTGCGCCGCCAGGGGGTGACCGAACGGTTTCAGGTCCGCCGCCTCTTTCAGGTACTCAGCTTCATCAACGCCTCCCAGCACCTCGGTGAATATGTGCTCGCCACCCTTAACAAGCCCGAACTGAACCAACCCTGA
- a CDS encoding YkgJ family cysteine cluster protein produces MQQSDSNTPQCRQCGECCRKGGPALHIEDLPLIENGTIALADIVTLRSGERAYDQPGEKVVPLESEVLKIKGRDGNWTCLFFSPESNMCGVYSTRPIECEMLFCQDTAPLSAMYDKGRLSRTDVLPEGHPLLELITEHDAKCNPVRMEALGMAAREGDTEAGKELKEMVVFDTEVRRLVTEKAGMAPELNDFLFGRPMRVLLANMNIKVYETGGTLRFGFNS; encoded by the coding sequence TTGCAACAATCAGACTCGAATACACCGCAATGCAGACAATGTGGGGAATGCTGTCGTAAAGGCGGTCCCGCCCTCCATATCGAGGATCTTCCGCTGATCGAAAACGGCACCATCGCCCTTGCCGACATCGTCACCCTCAGATCTGGTGAACGCGCCTATGACCAGCCCGGCGAGAAGGTCGTCCCCCTTGAATCCGAGGTGCTGAAAATCAAGGGCCGCGACGGCAACTGGACCTGTCTTTTCTTCAGCCCCGAATCAAACATGTGCGGCGTGTATTCCACCCGCCCCATTGAATGCGAAATGCTCTTCTGCCAGGACACGGCTCCATTGAGCGCCATGTATGACAAGGGCCGCCTGAGCCGCACCGACGTCCTGCCCGAAGGACACCCTCTGCTCGAGCTTATCACCGAGCACGATGCCAAATGCAATCCCGTCCGCATGGAAGCGCTCGGCATGGCCGCCCGCGAAGGCGACACCGAGGCAGGCAAGGAGCTCAAGGAGATGGTGGTTTTCGACACTGAAGTCCGCCGCCTGGTAACGGAAAAGGCGGGCATGGCTCCTGAGTTGAACGACTTTCTGTTCGGCAGGCCCATGCGCGTGTTGCTGGCAAACATGAATATCAAGGTCTATGAAACAGGCGGTACCCTCCGCTTTGGATTCAATTCTTAG
- the dsrA gene encoding dissimilatory-type sulfite reductase subunit alpha produces the protein MAKHKTPLLDQLESGPWPSFVSDIKQEAEARAKNEKGLDYQIPVDCPDDLLGVLEMSYTDGETHWKHGGIVGVFGYGGGVIGRYCDQPEMFPGVAHFHTVRVAQPNGKWYSTKLLRDLMDIWDLRGSGLTNMHGATGDIVFLGTTTPQLEEIFFELTHNLDIDLGGSGSNLRTPASCMGMSRCEYACYDSQELCYNLTMEFQDELHRPAFPYKFKFKFDACPNGCVAAIARSDLSFIGTWKDGIRINQEAVAAYVGGEIAPNAGAHAGRDWGAFDIQKEVVDLCPSGCISYDGKLTIDNKECVRCMHCINTMPRALKIGEETGCSILCGAKAPILDGPQMGSLLIPFIEVNKDDDFQDIKDVVENVWDWWMEEGKNRERIGETMKRLGLAALINAVGVDVDARHVQEPRHNPYIFWKAEDVDGGWERDINDFRKRHQR, from the coding sequence ATGGCGAAACACAAAACTCCTCTGTTGGATCAGCTGGAAAGCGGCCCGTGGCCCAGCTTTGTATCCGACATCAAACAGGAGGCTGAAGCTCGAGCCAAGAACGAAAAGGGTCTGGACTACCAGATTCCTGTCGATTGTCCTGACGATTTGCTGGGCGTTCTCGAAATGTCCTACACTGATGGTGAGACTCACTGGAAACACGGCGGCATCGTTGGCGTTTTCGGTTACGGCGGCGGCGTTATCGGTCGTTACTGTGACCAGCCCGAAATGTTCCCCGGCGTTGCACATTTTCACACCGTTCGTGTGGCACAGCCCAATGGTAAGTGGTACAGCACCAAGTTGCTCCGCGACTTGATGGACATCTGGGACCTTCGCGGTTCCGGTCTCACCAACATGCATGGCGCCACCGGCGACATCGTGTTCCTGGGCACCACTACCCCCCAGTTGGAAGAAATTTTCTTCGAGCTGACCCACAACCTGGACATCGACCTCGGTGGTTCCGGTTCCAACCTGCGTACCCCTGCTTCCTGCATGGGTATGTCCCGTTGTGAGTACGCCTGTTACGATTCTCAGGAGCTGTGCTACAACCTGACCATGGAATTCCAGGACGAACTTCACCGTCCCGCATTCCCCTACAAGTTCAAGTTCAAGTTCGACGCCTGCCCCAACGGCTGTGTCGCAGCTATTGCTCGTTCTGACCTGTCCTTCATCGGTACCTGGAAAGACGGCATCCGCATTAATCAGGAAGCAGTCGCTGCTTACGTCGGTGGCGAAATCGCCCCCAACGCAGGCGCACACGCCGGTAGAGACTGGGGTGCATTCGACATTCAGAAAGAAGTCGTTGATCTCTGTCCGTCCGGTTGCATCAGCTATGATGGCAAACTGACCATTGACAACAAAGAATGTGTTCGTTGCATGCACTGCATCAACACCATGCCTCGCGCACTGAAGATCGGTGAAGAGACCGGCTGTTCCATCCTTTGTGGTGCAAAAGCCCCGATCCTCGACGGTCCCCAGATGGGTTCCCTCCTTATTCCCTTCATCGAAGTGAACAAGGACGACGACTTCCAGGACATCAAGGATGTCGTTGAGAACGTGTGGGATTGGTGGATGGAAGAAGGCAAAAACCGTGAACGTATCGGTGAGACCATGAAGCGTCTCGGCCTGGCTGCATTGATCAACGCCGTTGGTGTTGATGTCGATGCCCGTCACGTTCAGGAGCCTCGCCACAACCCCTACATCTTCTGGAAAGCAGAAGACGTTGACGGTGGTTGGGAACGCGACATCAACGATTTCCGCAAGCGCCACCAGCGCTAA
- the dsrB gene encoding dissimilatory-type sulfite reductase subunit beta: MAFISSGYNPDKPMEGRISDIGPRHFGEYLPPVIKDNFGKWDYHEIIEPGVLLHVGLSGDKTYTVRAATARLMTVTMIREICDIADKFCGGFVRFTTRNNLEFQVETEEAAKELKAFLNEQKFAAGSMKFPVGGTGAGVTNIVHTQGWVHCHTPATDASGTVKATMDVVFDDFTDMKLPAPVRISMACCLNMCGAVHCSDIAILGIHRKPPIIDHEYLDNLCEIPLAVAACPTGAVRPSKVEIDGKTYKTVALKEERCMFCGNCYTMCPSLPLSDGEGDGIAIMVGGKISNRITKPAFSKVVVPFVPNEPPRWPTMTKVIKKILDTYAAEANKYERLGDWANRIGWERFFEKCDLPFSEHLIDDFRDPAYYTWRQTTQFKW, encoded by the coding sequence ATGGCTTTTATTTCTTCCGGGTACAATCCCGACAAACCGATGGAAGGTCGGATCTCCGACATTGGCCCTCGTCACTTCGGCGAGTACCTGCCCCCGGTTATCAAAGACAACTTTGGTAAATGGGACTACCATGAGATCATCGAACCCGGCGTTCTGCTGCACGTAGGCCTCTCCGGCGACAAGACTTACACAGTCCGTGCTGCTACCGCTCGTCTGATGACCGTTACCATGATCCGTGAAATCTGCGACATCGCCGACAAGTTCTGCGGCGGCTTCGTTCGTTTCACCACTCGTAACAACCTCGAATTCCAGGTTGAGACCGAAGAAGCAGCCAAGGAACTCAAAGCCTTCCTGAACGAACAGAAGTTCGCAGCTGGCTCCATGAAGTTCCCTGTTGGCGGCACCGGCGCTGGTGTGACCAATATCGTTCACACCCAGGGTTGGGTCCACTGCCACACGCCTGCTACTGACGCTTCCGGTACCGTCAAGGCTACCATGGACGTCGTCTTTGATGACTTCACTGACATGAAGCTGCCTGCTCCGGTGCGCATTTCCATGGCTTGCTGTCTCAACATGTGTGGTGCAGTTCACTGCTCCGATATCGCAATCCTCGGTATTCACCGTAAGCCTCCCATCATTGACCACGAATACCTCGACAACCTGTGCGAGATTCCCCTGGCCGTCGCAGCCTGCCCCACCGGTGCAGTCCGCCCGTCCAAGGTCGAAATTGATGGCAAGACCTACAAGACCGTTGCCCTTAAGGAAGAGCGCTGCATGTTCTGTGGTAACTGCTACACCATGTGCCCCTCCCTGCCCCTGTCCGATGGTGAAGGCGACGGTATCGCCATCATGGTCGGTGGTAAGATCTCCAACCGTATCACCAAGCCCGCCTTCTCCAAGGTCGTGGTTCCCTTCGTACCCAACGAGCCTCCTCGCTGGCCTACGATGACCAAAGTGATCAAGAAGATCCTCGACACCTACGCTGCTGAAGCTAACAAATACGAACGTCTGGGCGACTGGGCTAACCGTATTGGTTGGGAACGTTTCTTCGAGAAATGCGACCTGCCCTTCTCCGAGCACCTGATCGATGACTTCCGTGATCCTGCTTACTACACCTGGCGTCAGACCACTCAATTCAAGTGGTAA
- a CDS encoding dissimilatory sulfite reductase D family protein, with protein MALDVDSAKATIIAYCEEKSKNKSKFYFNDFTKLFPDEKARAVKKVLTALIQEEKLVFWSSGSTTMYGLTGAGKQAASEGED; from the coding sequence ATGGCACTCGACGTCGATTCCGCTAAAGCAACGATCATTGCCTACTGCGAAGAGAAGTCCAAAAACAAGTCGAAGTTTTACTTCAATGACTTCACAAAGCTCTTTCCAGATGAGAAAGCTCGTGCAGTCAAAAAAGTTTTGACCGCCCTGATTCAGGAAGAAAAACTGGTATTCTGGTCCTCCGGGTCCACCACCATGTACGGTCTCACCGGCGCTGGAAAACAGGCCGCATCCGAGGGTGAAGACTAG
- a CDS encoding cobyrinate a,c-diamide synthase has protein sequence MGSIIVHTFLSRIVLAGLSGGTGKTIVSLALARAFSRAGKKVAPFKKGPDYIDAKWLGLAAKSPCSNLDPFFHSSEAIRSLFFHKSQGFDVSLIEGNRGLFDGKDEQGSCSTAELARVLDAPVILAIDCTKMTRTVAAIVQGCVHFEKGVNLAGVILNRTAGERHRSILKKSIETHTDVPVLGMLPKIGENPIPERHMGLMSDQEYTGSGHDALDALADMAEEWLDMDAILKVAESASDFGPVTQPIFSGQPAAKSVRIGYVHDAALWFYYPENLEALEHAGAEMVRVSLLDDTPWPELDGLYLGGGFPEVFCSEIAANSSILKHIYALAESGLPIYAECGGFMVLCDSLQIEGASHKMAGVFPLSTSFCPRPQGLGYTEAEVIAENPFYPVGSTIQGHEFHYSMCVSDNAPDLEFGLRMRRGKGSAIGHDGFLYKNTMAGYNHIHALAVPGWAERFVAAARKHQS, from the coding sequence ATGGGCTCCATCATAGTGCACACATTTCTTTCTCGTATAGTTCTTGCCGGGCTTTCCGGTGGCACAGGAAAGACTATTGTCTCCCTGGCCCTGGCCCGTGCCTTTTCCAGGGCGGGTAAAAAAGTCGCTCCCTTTAAAAAGGGGCCGGACTATATCGACGCCAAATGGCTTGGTCTTGCCGCCAAAAGTCCCTGTTCGAATCTCGACCCTTTCTTTCATTCCTCAGAAGCGATTCGCTCACTTTTCTTTCATAAATCGCAAGGGTTTGACGTCAGCCTCATTGAAGGCAACCGGGGGTTGTTCGACGGCAAGGACGAACAGGGCTCCTGCTCCACGGCAGAGCTGGCCCGCGTGCTCGATGCTCCGGTGATACTGGCTATCGACTGCACCAAGATGACCCGAACCGTGGCGGCCATTGTTCAAGGCTGCGTTCACTTTGAAAAAGGGGTGAACCTGGCCGGAGTGATCCTGAACAGAACCGCTGGGGAACGCCATCGTTCCATTCTCAAGAAGTCCATTGAAACGCATACGGATGTGCCGGTGCTCGGCATGCTGCCCAAAATCGGAGAGAATCCCATTCCGGAACGTCACATGGGGCTCATGTCCGATCAGGAGTATACCGGGAGCGGCCATGACGCACTTGACGCACTGGCCGATATGGCAGAAGAATGGCTGGACATGGACGCAATCTTGAAAGTGGCCGAGTCCGCCTCGGATTTCGGTCCGGTTACACAACCGATCTTTTCCGGTCAGCCTGCAGCGAAGTCCGTACGCATAGGCTATGTGCACGACGCCGCGCTCTGGTTCTATTATCCCGAAAATCTCGAGGCTTTGGAGCACGCCGGAGCAGAGATGGTTCGGGTCAGCCTGCTTGACGACACGCCGTGGCCCGAGCTGGACGGTCTGTATCTCGGTGGTGGGTTCCCCGAGGTTTTCTGTTCGGAAATTGCGGCCAATTCGTCTATTCTGAAACATATCTACGCTTTGGCAGAGAGCGGATTGCCGATCTACGCCGAGTGCGGAGGCTTCATGGTGCTGTGCGATTCTCTGCAGATTGAGGGTGCTTCCCACAAAATGGCAGGGGTTTTCCCCTTGTCCACCTCATTCTGTCCTCGGCCTCAAGGGCTTGGCTATACCGAGGCTGAAGTCATTGCCGAGAATCCGTTCTATCCGGTGGGTTCAACCATTCAGGGACATGAGTTTCATTATTCAATGTGTGTCTCCGACAATGCGCCCGACCTGGAATTCGGTCTGCGAATGCGCCGTGGAAAGGGGAGTGCCATCGGTCACGACGGGTTCCTCTATAAAAACACCATGGCAGGGTACAATCACATTCATGCGTTGGCTGTGCCTGGCTGGGCCGAGCGCTTCGTGGCCGCTGCCCGCAAGCATCAATCCTAA